A DNA window from Thiopseudomonas alkaliphila contains the following coding sequences:
- a CDS encoding polyphosphate kinase 2 family protein: MQRLDDLYAQQLITPANGLASQPDQTFGFERDEADQLSSWIREGFDRQQQLLWANKKPAIVLWLQGADCSGKDGAIRNLLRGLNPQGVIVSDFQKPTAAQQQQYFLSRYRAALPRPGYLSVFNRTPYEGVVSDLADGYINPEQANARLNELLAFEQQLERQQIKLIKVYLHISKAEQKQRLAQRLINPEKHWKVSIADLAGHRHFHSIQHNWQRVIAQSSTESHPWHILPSDHKWLRNLLLAYLLQRTFQQLALSWPKPPLPFSLEELEAI, encoded by the coding sequence ATGCAGCGACTTGACGATCTATATGCACAACAGTTAATCACTCCGGCTAATGGACTGGCCAGCCAGCCTGATCAAACCTTTGGTTTTGAGCGCGATGAAGCCGATCAACTCAGTAGCTGGATACGCGAAGGGTTTGATCGTCAGCAACAACTGTTGTGGGCCAATAAAAAACCCGCCATTGTGCTGTGGTTACAAGGTGCTGACTGCTCTGGCAAAGACGGTGCTATTCGTAATTTATTGCGTGGACTAAACCCTCAAGGAGTGATCGTCAGCGACTTTCAAAAGCCCACTGCAGCGCAGCAACAGCAATATTTTCTGAGTCGCTACCGGGCGGCCTTACCGCGTCCTGGCTACTTATCAGTATTTAATCGCACACCTTATGAAGGTGTAGTCAGCGATTTAGCCGATGGTTACATCAATCCAGAACAGGCCAATGCACGGCTAAATGAATTGCTGGCCTTTGAGCAACAATTAGAGCGTCAGCAGATTAAGCTAATTAAGGTGTATTTGCATATTTCTAAGGCTGAGCAAAAACAGCGCTTAGCCCAGCGCCTGATAAACCCAGAAAAACATTGGAAAGTATCCATTGCAGACTTAGCAGGCCATCGCCACTTTCACAGCATTCAGCACAACTGGCAGCGGGTAATTGCGCAGAGCAGTACCGAATCGCATCCTTGGCATATATTGCCCTCGGACCATAAATGGCTACGTAACTTACTGCTAGCCTATTTATTACAGCGTACCTTTCAGCAGCTGGCGCTTAGTTGGCCCAAGCCACCTCTGCCTTTTAGCTTAGAAGAACTGGAAGCGATATAA
- the fur gene encoding ferric iron uptake transcriptional regulator, whose protein sequence is MAENIELRKAGLKVTLPRVKIMQILDASEQRHMSAEDVYKALIDADEDVGLATVYRVLTQFEAAGLVIRHNFDGGHAVFELDDGEHHDHIVCVDSGEVFEFFDEEIERRQHKIVEEMGYELVDHNLVLYVKKAEPK, encoded by the coding sequence ATGGCTGAGAATATTGAGTTACGAAAAGCGGGTTTAAAGGTAACTTTGCCGCGGGTAAAAATTATGCAAATCCTAGACGCTTCTGAGCAACGTCATATGAGCGCAGAAGATGTTTATAAAGCCTTAATCGATGCCGATGAGGATGTTGGGCTGGCGACGGTGTACCGGGTCCTTACTCAGTTTGAGGCAGCCGGCTTGGTGATTCGCCATAATTTTGATGGTGGACATGCGGTATTTGAGTTAGATGATGGCGAGCACCACGATCATATTGTGTGTGTGGACTCGGGCGAGGTGTTTGAGTTTTTTGATGAAGAAATTGAGCGCCGGCAGCATAAAATAGTAGAAGAAATGGGTTATGAGTTGGTTGATCATAACTTGGTACTTTATGTGAAAAAAGCCGAACCTAAATAG